A stretch of the Sulfurimonas sp. HSL3-1 genome encodes the following:
- a CDS encoding AraC family transcriptional regulator — MRKETLQRHTKIANDILYYIYTHIETHIDLEELSRDLKISKFHMHRIFKEMFGQNIYESIKSIRLQKASSLLITNRYSTISEVASLCGYSSHSSFIKAFKMRFGKSPKRWREGGYKTYSDRLLRRAGIETAKLSEFDGMEPIIEKRPELESYYIRHKGYDSMIKPTWQKLQTWVLDNNLSEYRQIALFHDNPTVTPLEECRYIACIETDEQVQSDRLPKFKIASGIYARFDLQGRHEDFLRFIHWVYHVWLPRSEYETTTKPSYAVYRKNNFLSEDGTFDLSFYISIRY; from the coding sequence ATGAGAAAAGAGACGCTGCAGCGGCATACGAAGATCGCCAACGATATCCTCTACTACATCTACACCCATATCGAGACCCATATCGACCTGGAGGAACTCAGCCGCGATCTAAAGATCAGCAAGTTCCATATGCACCGGATTTTCAAGGAGATGTTCGGCCAGAACATCTATGAAAGCATCAAGTCGATCCGGCTGCAGAAAGCCTCGAGCCTGCTGATCACCAACCGCTATTCGACGATCTCCGAGGTGGCGTCCCTGTGCGGTTACAGCTCGCATTCATCGTTTATCAAGGCGTTCAAGATGCGGTTTGGAAAGAGCCCGAAACGGTGGCGGGAAGGGGGGTATAAAACCTATTCCGACCGTCTGCTCCGACGGGCGGGAATAGAGACGGCGAAGCTCTCCGAATTTGACGGCATGGAGCCCATCATCGAAAAGCGGCCGGAGCTGGAGAGTTACTATATCCGGCACAAAGGGTATGACAGCATGATCAAGCCGACCTGGCAGAAACTGCAGACCTGGGTGCTGGACAACAATCTATCGGAGTACCGCCAGATCGCGCTCTTTCACGACAACCCGACGGTGACGCCGCTGGAGGAGTGCCGCTATATCGCCTGTATCGAGACGGACGAGCAAGTCCAGAGCGACCGCCTGCCAAAGTTCAAGATCGCGTCGGGGATCTATGCCCGTTTCGACCTGCAGGGGCGCCATGAGGATTTTCTGCGGTTCATCCACTGGGTCTACCACGTCTGGCTGCCGCGCAGCGAGTATGAAACGACGACGAAGCCCTCTTATGCCGTCTACCGGAAGAACAACTTCCTTTCGGAGGACGGCACCTTCGATCTCAGTTTCTATATCTCGATTCGGTACTGA
- the nifA gene encoding nif-specific transcriptional activator NifA has protein sequence MMYDSPVIPDRPECKTCSLTFAYKEIELLYEIAVILASSTDIKETIEQGMRLLKRHNYLERCALFLLNEEDVLDLYASIDLTEQQRLMATYKLGEGATGLAAQGGEPVVIENIHNSIDYLNKMGIVNSKSVSYVAVPVIQDDAVTGVISANLGPNAPLNFDEIVRMLTIVGSLFSGTLAIQQRYLKEKEELNQLKMYYKEEMLSEHRFENIIGRSTKMRQIFSMLETVAPTDATILVRGETGTGKELIATAVHNLSQRKNGPFIKLNCAAISETLLESELFGHEKGAFTDAKEMRKGRFELADGGTLFLDEIGDITPALQVKLLRILQEQEFERVGGTKTIKTNVRLVAATNRNLEDMVKKAEFREDLYYRLNVIPLNLPPLRERYEDVKLLVEHYMKKFMKEHNKSMVLSKAALELLLDYPWPGNIRELQNTMERLVLICPEGEVQPEMLNHVLPFNYQKLYNPSTPEPAPQPAPAAPVAPPPIEEAPANAESHPVTKATLQELEKESIIQALIENRGIQTKAAAQLGMTPRQIGYKIKKYGIDI, from the coding sequence ATGATGTATGACTCCCCCGTGATCCCCGACAGGCCCGAATGTAAGACCTGTTCGTTGACCTTTGCCTACAAAGAGATCGAACTGCTTTACGAAATCGCGGTCATCCTGGCCAGTTCGACGGACATCAAGGAGACGATTGAACAGGGCATGCGCCTGCTCAAGCGTCACAACTACCTGGAACGCTGTGCACTTTTCCTGCTCAATGAAGAAGATGTCCTGGACCTGTACGCTTCGATCGACCTTACCGAACAGCAGCGCCTGATGGCGACCTACAAACTCGGCGAAGGCGCGACGGGTCTGGCAGCACAGGGCGGCGAACCGGTCGTGATCGAAAATATCCACAACAGTATCGACTACCTCAATAAAATGGGTATCGTCAACAGCAAATCCGTCTCCTACGTCGCCGTACCGGTCATCCAGGACGATGCCGTCACCGGCGTCATCTCCGCCAACCTCGGCCCCAACGCGCCGCTGAACTTCGACGAGATCGTTCGCATGCTCACCATCGTCGGTTCCCTCTTTAGCGGAACGCTCGCCATCCAGCAGCGCTACCTCAAGGAGAAAGAGGAGCTCAACCAGCTCAAGATGTACTATAAAGAGGAGATGCTCAGCGAGCACCGCTTCGAGAACATCATCGGGCGCAGTACGAAGATGCGCCAGATCTTCAGCATGCTCGAGACCGTCGCCCCGACGGACGCGACGATCCTTGTACGCGGCGAGACGGGTACAGGTAAGGAGCTGATCGCGACGGCCGTGCACAACCTCAGCCAGCGCAAGAACGGTCCCTTCATCAAGCTTAACTGCGCCGCCATCAGCGAGACCCTGCTCGAATCCGAACTCTTCGGTCATGAGAAAGGCGCCTTTACCGACGCCAAAGAGATGCGCAAAGGACGCTTCGAGCTGGCCGACGGCGGCACCCTCTTCCTCGACGAGATCGGCGACATCACCCCGGCCCTGCAGGTCAAACTGCTCCGTATCCTCCAGGAGCAGGAGTTCGAACGCGTCGGCGGTACAAAGACGATCAAGACCAACGTCCGCCTTGTCGCGGCGACGAACCGGAACCTCGAGGATATGGTCAAAAAAGCAGAGTTCCGCGAGGACCTCTACTACCGCCTCAACGTCATTCCGCTGAACCTGCCGCCGCTGCGCGAGCGCTACGAAGACGTCAAACTGCTCGTCGAACACTACATGAAGAAGTTCATGAAAGAGCACAACAAGAGCATGGTCCTCTCCAAGGCGGCACTGGAGCTGCTGCTCGACTACCCCTGGCCGGGCAATATCCGGGAACTGCAAAATACGATGGAGCGCCTCGTGCTGATCTGCCCCGAGGGCGAAGTCCAGCCGGAGATGCTCAACCACGTTCTGCCGTTCAATTACCAGAAGCTCTACAACCCCTCCACGCCGGAGCCGGCACCGCAGCCCGCGCCGGCAGCCCCTGTCGCCCCGCCGCCGATCGAGGAGGCGCCGGCCAACGCCGAATCGCACCCGGTCACCAAGGCGACCCTCCAGGAGCTGGAAAAAGAGTCCATCATCCAGGCCCTGATCGAGAACCGCGGTATCCAGACCAAAGCGGCGGCCCAGCTGGGCATGACGCCGCGCCAGATCGGCTACAAGATCAAGAAGTACGGCATCGACATCTAG